A window from Culex pipiens pallens isolate TS chromosome 3, TS_CPP_V2, whole genome shotgun sequence encodes these proteins:
- the LOC120414802 gene encoding uncharacterized protein LOC120414802, with the protein MKRNLILVVCLVAAFVTCPTSAKPSGYGSYEEVTERCCNDCIPCRESFAIQRPADTECARSKNYAFDVQHVRSAARQEENYETLNAGVEAPQQAACPKLYNKLFHVEKPRSNVACEAEQEALDFQVAVPSVQEKCKKLNLRARIDHQARQCDCVDCMYVSYGNSSSLSDKSCPKGHKRMKRSRLKQAIGRKFREELDLDDEPEVTSLFRNSFKRSSTVDGVVQKDGYFCRCVPESNKDLLINCKPGSLNDPIVGAPPSDDLHDEEDEVYIGGRQPPSYKRIRDQLDRIKESRGGQPTSEVVADLMKIYYDVYKNSGQRNYSVPFKYGVKTVNVDSSGLRTYDIEPVEGLYEPSMWNRLASMTNKMFGEYVDQRLNRPKVGGRMRLLNPVRRFQNNGFMNLMDSYNEERKRQCKARRTTDE; encoded by the exons ATGAAGCGAAATTTGATCCTGGTGGTGTGTTTGGTGGCGGCTTTCGTAACCTGCCCTACGTCGGCGAAG CCCTCAGGCTACGGATCGTACGAGGAGGTGACCGAGCGGTGCTGCAATGACTGCATTCCGTGCCGGGAAAGTTTCGCGATCCAGCGTCCGGCCGATACGGAGTGTGCCCGTTCGAAGAACTACGCGTTTGACGTTCAGCACGTGCGATCAGCCGCTCGGCAGGAGGAAAACTACGAAACGCTGAACGCCGGAGTGGAAGCTCCGCAGCAGGCAGCCTGTCCCAA GTTGTACAACAAACTGTTCCACGTTGAAAAGCCACGTTCTAACGTCGCCTGCGAAGCTGAACAAGAAGCGCTGGACTTCCAGGTAGCGGTTCCGTCCGTGCAGGAAAAGTGCAAGAAGCTGAACCTGAGGGCCAGGATCGACCATCAGGCGAGAC AATGTGACTGCGTGGATTGCATGTATGTATCTTATGGGAATTCGTCGTCACTTTCAGATAAATCGTGTCCCAAAGGACACAAACGTATGAAAAGATCTAGACTCAAGCAGGCGATTGGTAGGAAATTTCGTGAAGAATTGGATCTAGATGATGAACCAGAAGTAACGTCGCTGTTCCGTAACTCGTTCAAGCGATCTTCCACGGTAGACGGTGTAGTTCAGAAGGACGGTTACTTCTGTAGATGTGTGCCCGAAAGTAACAAAGATCTTCTGATCAACTGCAAGCCCGGTTCGTTAAATGATCCCATTGTCGGAGCTCCCCCGAGCGACGATCTGCATGACGAGGAAGATGAAGTTTACATCGGCGGTAGACAACCTCCGTCGTACAAGCGAATTCGCGATCAGCTAGATCGTATCAAGGAGTCCCGCGGAGGACAACCGACCAGCGAGGTGGTCGCGGATCTGATGAAGATCTACTACGATGTGTACAAAAACAGTGGCCAACGGAACTACTCCGTGCCGTTCAAGTACGGTGTCAAAACGGTCAACGTGGACTCGAGCGGGTTGCGCACGTACGATATCGAGCCCGTTGAGGGACTGTATGAACCGTCGATGTGGAACAGGTTGGCCAGTATGACCAACAAGATGTTTGGCGAGTACGTTGACCAAAGATTGAACAGACCGAAGGTCGGAGGAAGGATGAGGCTGTTGAATCCGGTTCGACGGTTTCAGAACAATGGGTTTATGAATTTGATGGATTCGTATAACGAGGAACGAAAGCGCCAATGCAAAGCAAGAAGGACGACAGATGAATGA
- the LOC120414790 gene encoding uncharacterized protein LOC120414790, giving the protein MLTRLVLLSVVAVNFVCDSAPLFSGSGISNTNNNKPLMESSLEQTIVEADQHLSEEDSQPIIINQPNDQNDSYSIEQDIPDYPSTEDSYETVREEADEKIYDLLLKILQILDDQAHRDAERVRRLGTLRVLDDHISNEHPTDDDDDDDDGDLGDEIESD; this is encoded by the exons atgttGACCAGGCTGGTGCTGTTATCGGTGGTGGCGGTAAATTTCGTCTGCGATTCG GCCCCACTGTTCAGCGGTAGCGGCATCAgcaacaccaacaacaacaaacctcTGATGGAATCATCCCTGGAGCAGACCATCGTAGAAGCCGATCAACACCTATCCGAGGAGGATTCCCAACCGATCAtcatcaaccaaccaaacgatCAAAACGATTCCTACTCCATCGAACaagacattccagactaccctTCCACCGAAGATTCGTACGAAACCGTCCGCGAAGAAGCCGACGAGAAGATCTACGACCTGCTGCTGAAAATCCTGCAAATCCTAGACGACCAGGCCCACCGAGATGCGGAGCGAGTCCGGAGGTTGGGAACCTTGCGCGTCCTAGATGACCACATCTCCAACGAACAtcccaccgacgacgacgacgatgatgatgatggtgaccTCGGCGATGAAATTGAGAGTGACTGA
- the LOC120414789 gene encoding uncharacterized protein LOC120414789 isoform X1 yields MSRLVTHGAIFVNCLNPGRKTGMKRRIIMATIATITIVALVKCLQVTFAEEQSFFASDLPKVSPVPEDPSTIMIQLDDPRQQKREASSGTPRVMQPYTVIQAYPYRLPTASYPAPATRPPRPKGQNCVKDFLINQLRETNDNINRLLDCIKQNRNCEPNQPEATQPNQPFNPPSESKLYQPCQSEIDRLAKTTTPTTPCEDQPETPPSTTPQKLITFRKEYIKEESEEVDTNRYSSAKRFPTNSCEQSQELFTEKPTPKPTRKRCRKPTATTKKCGCRTSRKPTTTTTTTTTIRQPVTKKVRSHDCKCVYCVDDGTCAGGYD; encoded by the exons ATGTCACGTCTCGTAACACACGGcgcaatttttgtcaattgccTAAACCCGGGCCGTAAA ACCGGAATGAAAAGACGGATCATTATGGCGACAATCGCTACGATAACAATCGTGGCTTTGGTTAAG TGCTTACAGGTAACGTTTGCGGAAGAGCAAAGCTTCTTCGCGAGTGATCTGCCCAAAGTGAGCCCCGTACCGGAAGATCCCTCGACAATCATGATCCAGCTGGACGACCCCCGGCAACAGAAGCGAGAAGCATCTTCGGGGACCCCTCGAGTGATGCAACCGTACACCGTCATCCAGGCTTACCCGTACCGTCTACCGACGGCTTCTTACCCAGCTCCTGCCACCCGACCTCCTCGACCAAAAGGACAAAACTGTGTGAAGGACTTCCTCATCAATCAGCTGCGTGAAACAAACGACAACATCAACCGACTGCTAGACTGTATCAAACAGAACCGAAACTGTGAACCCAACCAACCGGAAGCCACCCAGCCAAATCAGCCGTTCAATCCACCCAGCGAATCCAAACTCTACCAACCCTGCCAATCGGAAATCGACCGACTAGCTAAAACCACAACCCCAACCACCCCCTGCGAAGACCAACCGGAAACCCCACCATCCACAACCCCCCAAAAACTAATCACCTTCCGCAAGGAGTACATCAAGGAGGAAAGCGAAGAAGTGGACACCAACCGGTACAGCAGTGCCAAGCGCTTCCCAACCAACAGCTGCGAGCAGAGTCAAGAGCTGTTCACGGAGAAGCCGACGCCGAAACCAACCCGCAAGCGGTGCCGGAAACCCACGGCGACGACCAAAAAGTGCGGCTGTCGGACGTCCCGGAAAccgacgacgaccaccaccacaaCGACAACAATCAGGCAGCCAGTGACGAAGAAGGTCAGAAGTCATGATTGTAAGTGCGTTTACTGTGTGGATGATGGCACGTGCGCTGGGGGTTACGATTAG
- the LOC120414789 gene encoding uncharacterized protein LOC120414789 isoform X2, producing MSRLVTHGAIFVNCLNPGRKTGMKRRIIMATIATITIVALVKVTFAEEQSFFASDLPKVSPVPEDPSTIMIQLDDPRQQKREASSGTPRVMQPYTVIQAYPYRLPTASYPAPATRPPRPKGQNCVKDFLINQLRETNDNINRLLDCIKQNRNCEPNQPEATQPNQPFNPPSESKLYQPCQSEIDRLAKTTTPTTPCEDQPETPPSTTPQKLITFRKEYIKEESEEVDTNRYSSAKRFPTNSCEQSQELFTEKPTPKPTRKRCRKPTATTKKCGCRTSRKPTTTTTTTTTIRQPVTKKVRSHDCKCVYCVDDGTCAGGYD from the exons ATGTCACGTCTCGTAACACACGGcgcaatttttgtcaattgccTAAACCCGGGCCGTAAA ACCGGAATGAAAAGACGGATCATTATGGCGACAATCGCTACGATAACAATCGTGGCTTTGGTTAAG GTAACGTTTGCGGAAGAGCAAAGCTTCTTCGCGAGTGATCTGCCCAAAGTGAGCCCCGTACCGGAAGATCCCTCGACAATCATGATCCAGCTGGACGACCCCCGGCAACAGAAGCGAGAAGCATCTTCGGGGACCCCTCGAGTGATGCAACCGTACACCGTCATCCAGGCTTACCCGTACCGTCTACCGACGGCTTCTTACCCAGCTCCTGCCACCCGACCTCCTCGACCAAAAGGACAAAACTGTGTGAAGGACTTCCTCATCAATCAGCTGCGTGAAACAAACGACAACATCAACCGACTGCTAGACTGTATCAAACAGAACCGAAACTGTGAACCCAACCAACCGGAAGCCACCCAGCCAAATCAGCCGTTCAATCCACCCAGCGAATCCAAACTCTACCAACCCTGCCAATCGGAAATCGACCGACTAGCTAAAACCACAACCCCAACCACCCCCTGCGAAGACCAACCGGAAACCCCACCATCCACAACCCCCCAAAAACTAATCACCTTCCGCAAGGAGTACATCAAGGAGGAAAGCGAAGAAGTGGACACCAACCGGTACAGCAGTGCCAAGCGCTTCCCAACCAACAGCTGCGAGCAGAGTCAAGAGCTGTTCACGGAGAAGCCGACGCCGAAACCAACCCGCAAGCGGTGCCGGAAACCCACGGCGACGACCAAAAAGTGCGGCTGTCGGACGTCCCGGAAAccgacgacgaccaccaccacaaCGACAACAATCAGGCAGCCAGTGACGAAGAAGGTCAGAAGTCATGATTGTAAGTGCGTTTACTGTGTGGATGATGGCACGTGCGCTGGGGGTTACGATTAG